One genomic window of Thermus islandicus DSM 21543 includes the following:
- a CDS encoding ABC transporter ATP-binding protein, with product MGDPLLEARGLYKRFGALEAVKGVSLALRPGEILAFLGKNGAGKTTTVKMLAGLLLPDRGEVRLLGKDPGRDPWALRHLGAVLEGNRNVYWRLTPLENLVYFGVARGLSLGAARRRALVLLEEYGLWEKARVEVRHLSRGMQQKLALLQALVHDPEVLLLDEPTLGLDVETALLVQEKVRALAKGGKAVLLTTHQLSAAEALADRVAIIHRGSLVLEGEKQALLSRFAGEHYVLELEVSPPAEVLSRLRSLGVEGEGPFLFRGDGEALWRVLEAVKPLPLRRVAKAEADLLEVFLRVVARA from the coding sequence ATGGGAGATCCCCTCCTCGAGGCCCGGGGGCTTTACAAGCGCTTCGGCGCCCTGGAAGCGGTCAAAGGCGTGAGCCTCGCCCTGCGCCCGGGGGAGATCCTGGCCTTTCTGGGTAAAAACGGGGCGGGCAAAACCACCACGGTGAAGATGCTTGCGGGCCTCCTCCTCCCCGACCGGGGGGAGGTGCGCCTCCTGGGGAAGGACCCCGGCCGGGACCCCTGGGCCCTCCGCCACCTGGGGGCGGTGCTGGAAGGCAACCGCAACGTCTACTGGCGCCTTACCCCCCTGGAAAACCTGGTCTACTTCGGGGTGGCCCGGGGGCTCTCCCTGGGGGCGGCCCGCAGGCGGGCCCTGGTCCTCCTGGAGGAATACGGCCTTTGGGAGAAGGCCCGGGTGGAGGTGCGTCACCTCTCCCGCGGGATGCAGCAGAAGCTCGCCCTCCTCCAGGCCCTGGTGCACGACCCCGAGGTGCTCCTCCTGGATGAGCCCACCCTGGGCCTGGATGTGGAGACCGCCCTTTTGGTCCAGGAAAAGGTGCGGGCCCTGGCGAAGGGGGGCAAGGCCGTCCTCCTCACCACCCACCAGCTTTCCGCGGCCGAGGCCTTGGCCGACCGGGTGGCCATCATCCACCGGGGAAGCCTGGTGTTGGAGGGGGAAAAGCAGGCCCTTCTCTCCCGCTTTGCCGGGGAGCACTACGTCCTGGAGCTGGAGGTCTCCCCACCCGCCGAGGTCCTAAGCCGCCTCCGGTCCCTGGGCGTGGAAGGGGAAGGGCCTTTTCTCTTCCGGGGGGACGGGGAAGCGCTGTGGCGGGTGCTGGAGGCGGTGAAGCCCCTGCCCCTGAGGCGGGTGGCCAAGGCCGAGGCGGATCTCCTGGAGGTCTTCTTAAGGGTGGTGGCCCGTGCTTGA
- a CDS encoding nucleotide pyrophosphohydrolase: MLTFKEAQERVDAWISSFQEGYFPPLLLLARLTEELGEVARVLAHRHGKKPKPGEEEGDLAMELADLLFVLISLANREGIDLEEAFLKAMEKYRSRDSGRWTKKG, from the coding sequence GTGCTCACCTTCAAGGAGGCCCAAGAAAGGGTGGACGCCTGGATCTCCTCATTCCAGGAGGGCTACTTCCCTCCCCTCCTCCTGCTGGCCCGCCTCACGGAGGAGCTTGGGGAGGTGGCCCGGGTCCTGGCCCACCGCCACGGCAAGAAGCCGAAGCCAGGGGAAGAGGAAGGGGACCTGGCCATGGAGCTCGCCGACCTCCTCTTCGTCCTCATCTCCCTGGCCAACCGGGAGGGGATTGACCTCGAGGAAGCCTTTCTCAAGGCCATGGAGAAGTACCGCTCCCGGGACAGCGGGCGCTGGACCAAGAAAGGATGA